One Pantoea eucalypti genomic region harbors:
- a CDS encoding tRNA-uridine aminocarboxypropyltransferase: MSDNAVLRLRTQRLARATRPFLARGNRVIRCQGCLLPEANCLCSQIVPASARSRFCLVMFDTEPMKPSNTGRLIADILPDTQAFGWSRTEPDPLLLAAVRNPDYQPLVVFPAAYADPGREVLTTPPTSGKPPLFIMLDGTWTEARKMFRKSPWLDALPVMSLDVSTPSRYTLREAHGEGQHCTAEVAAALLAQAGDRLAAEALSHHFDQFRAAYLAGKPHHAGQA, translated from the coding sequence ATGTCTGATAATGCTGTTTTGCGCTTGCGCACCCAACGCCTGGCGCGTGCCACCCGTCCTTTTCTTGCGCGTGGAAATCGTGTCATTCGCTGCCAGGGTTGTCTGCTGCCAGAAGCCAACTGTCTTTGCAGTCAGATCGTTCCTGCGTCTGCCCGTAGCCGCTTCTGCCTGGTGATGTTTGATACCGAGCCGATGAAACCGAGCAATACCGGGCGTCTGATTGCCGATATTCTGCCGGATACCCAGGCGTTTGGCTGGTCACGCACCGAGCCGGATCCGCTGCTGCTGGCGGCCGTGCGCAATCCTGATTATCAGCCGCTTGTCGTCTTTCCGGCCGCCTATGCGGATCCTGGTCGCGAGGTGCTGACAACGCCACCCACCAGCGGCAAGCCGCCGCTGTTTATTATGCTGGATGGCACCTGGACCGAAGCACGCAAGATGTTCCGCAAAAGCCCCTGGCTCGACGCCCTGCCGGTGATGTCGCTGGATGTGAGCACTCCTTCGCGCTATACGCTGCGGGAGGCGCACGGCGAAGGTCAGCACTGTACCGCTGAAGTGGCCGCGGCGCTGCTGGCGCAGGCGGGCGATCGGCTGGCGGCAGAAGCACTATCTCACCATTTTGATCAGTTCCGTGCGGCCTACCTGGCAGGGAAACCGCATCACGCCGGACAGGCTTAG
- the trxC gene encoding thioredoxin TrxC, whose product MNTVCASCQATNRVPEERLADAAKCGRCGNALFDGEVVNATSANFDKYLQDDLPVVIDFWAPWCGPCVNFAPVFKDVASERSGKVRFIKVNTEAEPALSARFNIRSIPTIMLFKNGERVDMLNGAMPKAPFNEWLDESL is encoded by the coding sequence ATGAATACGGTATGCGCTTCCTGCCAGGCAACCAATCGCGTTCCTGAAGAACGCCTTGCCGATGCGGCGAAATGCGGCCGCTGCGGAAATGCGTTGTTTGATGGCGAGGTGGTCAATGCCACCAGCGCTAACTTTGACAAATATCTGCAGGACGATCTGCCGGTGGTGATCGATTTCTGGGCGCCCTGGTGCGGTCCCTGCGTCAATTTTGCGCCCGTGTTTAAAGATGTCGCCAGCGAGCGCAGCGGGAAAGTCCGCTTTATTAAAGTGAACACCGAAGCGGAACCGGCCCTGAGCGCCCGTTTCAACATTCGCAGTATTCCTACCATCATGCTGTTTAAGAACGGCGAGCGGGTGGACATGCTGAATGGTGCCATGCCCAAGGCACCGTTTAACGAATGGCTGGATGAATCACTGTAA
- a CDS encoding tRNA/rRNA methyltransferase, with the protein MNDEFKGKSGKVKVMYVRGEDDKSARAPNPRTGKGGHAAARQDDNRRSSGPRTERSQEGGRSAGRRSDDTGRSSSPRRDEGGRGAPRRSDEGAGRRNDRGDDSRGAYGSSDSPWRTVSRAPSADRAASPESDKPDHGGISGKSFVDPEQIRRQRNEETRVYGENACQALFQSRPEAIVRAWFIQEVTPRFRESLRWLAANRKAYHVVEDAEITKASGTEHHGGVCFLIKKRMGMAVSEWLSQATTKDCVLALEDVSNPHNLGAIMRSCAHFGVKGLLVNDASLLESGAAVRTAEGGAEHVQAISGATFSEGLEAFRKAGYTIVTTSSHQGTPLAQAKLPEKMVLVLGQEREGLSDTAFKQGDMSLSIGGTGNVESLNVSVATGVLLAEWWRQNA; encoded by the coding sequence ATGAACGACGAATTTAAAGGCAAGAGCGGCAAGGTTAAGGTGATGTACGTGCGTGGCGAGGACGATAAAAGTGCGCGTGCGCCGAATCCTCGTACAGGCAAAGGTGGTCACGCTGCTGCCCGCCAGGATGATAATCGTCGTTCATCTGGCCCCCGTACAGAACGCAGTCAGGAAGGTGGTCGCTCCGCGGGGCGTCGCAGCGACGACACTGGTCGCAGCAGTTCACCGCGCCGTGACGAAGGCGGACGTGGCGCGCCACGCCGTTCAGACGAGGGTGCAGGTCGCCGCAACGATCGTGGCGATGATAGCCGTGGCGCCTATGGCAGCAGCGACTCCCCATGGCGCACCGTATCACGCGCGCCATCAGCAGACCGTGCTGCATCGCCCGAGAGTGATAAGCCCGATCATGGCGGCATCAGCGGCAAGAGCTTTGTTGATCCTGAGCAGATCCGTCGTCAGCGTAACGAAGAAACCCGCGTTTATGGTGAGAACGCCTGTCAGGCACTGTTCCAGAGTCGTCCGGAAGCGATTGTTCGCGCCTGGTTCATTCAGGAAGTGACTCCGCGTTTCCGTGAATCGCTGCGCTGGCTGGCGGCGAACCGCAAAGCCTATCACGTGGTAGAAGATGCAGAGATCACCAAAGCATCAGGCACTGAGCATCACGGTGGCGTCTGCTTCCTGATCAAAAAGCGTATGGGTATGGCGGTTTCGGAATGGCTGAGCCAGGCAACAACCAAAGATTGCGTACTGGCACTGGAAGATGTCAGTAACCCGCATAACCTGGGCGCGATTATGCGCAGCTGCGCGCACTTTGGCGTAAAAGGTTTGCTGGTAAACGATGCCTCACTGCTGGAGTCGGGTGCAGCAGTGCGCACCGCAGAAGGCGGTGCCGAGCATGTTCAGGCCATCAGCGGCGCAACTTTCAGCGAAGGTCTGGAAGCGTTCCGTAAAGCGGGTTACACCATCGTGACCACCTCCAGCCATCAGGGCACGCCGCTGGCGCAGGCTAAGCTGCCGGAGAAAATGGTGCTGGTGTTAGGTCAGGAACGTGAAGGTCTTTCTGACACCGCGTTCAAACAGGGTGACATGAGCCTGTCGATTGGCGGCACCGGCAACGTAGAAAGTCTCAACGTTTCGGTCGCAACCGGCGTACTGCTCGCCGAATGGTGGCGTCAGAACGCATAA